The Megalobrama amblycephala isolate DHTTF-2021 linkage group LG1, ASM1881202v1, whole genome shotgun sequence genome segment TCTTTTGAcctgagggaggggttctaacagaccaatcacagcacttgTGGTCTGTGTAGAATTGATGCGTTACATTATAGCACAGAGATGTTGCACATCAGGCTACGCGTGGTACTCGCAGCCTACAGTGTACACGTGACACAGAAATAAATCGGCCTTAAGTCTTCAGGAATGATTGAAAATTACAggcaggtgtatttgattagGGATGAAAGACAGTGGTCCTCCAGTACCAAACctgcccatccctgatccaTAGGATTGGATAAGGTAGGATAGGATAGGGTATAGAACATACACgttgttggttttgatgctttaaatgtctaaattgttttATGTCTATTTTTGTCCTAGTCCTAATGTCACTGAAAGAAGTGAGTCATGAACCTAATGAAagggaagaagagaaagaatATTACGATGAACATCATGATTTCATGAATGGGGAAAGATCAACACAGGTTTCCCCACAAAAAGGAGTTCAAAAGACAAGAACTAAGagtttcacacacaaaaaacaccttaaagtccacatgagaattcacaatgGAGGGAAACCATTCACCTGCCagcaatgtggaaagagtttcagtcataaaggaagccttataggccacatgagaattcacactggagaaaagcctttcacctgccgacaatgtggaaagagtttcagtcaaaagggAAGCCTTAAAATCCACATGAGAGTCCATACTAgagaaaagcctttcacctgcaaacaatgtgggaagagtttcagtcataaaggaagccttataggccacatgagaattcacactggagaaaagccatatATCTGCCgacaatgtggacagagtttcagtcaaaagggAAGCCTTACAGcccacatgaaaattcacactggagaaaagctttacacctgtcaagagtgtggaaagaatTTCAGTAATAAAGGAAAACTTGAaattcacatgagaattcacactggagaaaagcctttcacctgccaagagtgtggaaagagtttcagtgagAAAGGAAACCTtacagtccacatgagaattcacactggagaaaagccttacacctgccaacagtgtggaaagagtttcagtcgaaAAGGACACCTTATAGACCACATGAgcactcacactggagaaaagccttacacctgcactCTGTGCGGGAATGGCTTCACACGGGAAGGAAGCCTTAGGGAACACAGGAGAATTCACATTAAAGAGAAGCCAtttacatgtgatcagtgtggaaagagtttcatatATAAAGGTAACCTTAAGGtccacatgaggattcacttgaaagagaactgaaCTTTTTGAAGTCGTTGCTGTGGAAAGAGCAGatgtgtaaagagtacctgaaaacaaTTCTTgaataaaagtacagataccttatAATGAAAATTACTCCATTACAAGTGACCATTTCTAAGacaacttgagtaaaagtcttggAGTATCTGATATtaactgtacttaagtattttactcatgctgaatttaggctcaaagatgcactagtccagaaatgccagtgaaaataagaaaaaaaatatttgattaatggaaatcatgtttattttctaaaatctaaataaaattgaacagctcaatattgcaataaatcaaggttgacacaacagcctcttaaatgttaaaagtgtaaaactcttgcagttctcaaagcttacgctacgtcccaTGTCTTCTCTTTTCAGCTTATGGAAAAAGTGTAATTGACACCATGCCAGTTTACAccttcttcgtaacttgaataaggaaggcggtctggtggaagctcaatatttgacttcataacttgtttaaatagttgcatataaatgcatataaaaatgcagaatcaAATTAATCGAATCGCATCGAATTTTAATGTGAATCGTCTCGAATAGAATTGTTCTGAATTTGATAAAAATCATTCGAGAACAAATCGAACACCTGTGATTCCTGAATCGAATCAATTCGCTGTCTACCCCAAGATTCACAGCCCTAATATTCACCctatattcaaatattaaaaatgtcaaagATTTTGTAAGAATATTGtgtagttgtgcttggagtcagttgttttatttgtgtttaattgtgTGATATCATTTTaggccaggctgtcatacaaagaaattgaGCACATGCAAAAACGAGAGAGGTCCAATGAAATAACTGATTACGATGCAATTCAATTTATGCTTGCCACCCCTCGCATCATtagtagatgagggagacagaTAACTGTTTACACCTCTGGGGCCTGATGTATAAACATTGTGTACGCACAAGAAAGGCATTAAAATGTGGTTATGCATTTTCCACACATATATcaggatttataaaaaataaattgggcGTAAGCAAAGTAATAAAGTTAAACAATGATTTTAAGTTCTGTTTTACCTCTGATATACACATCTAGATTAAATATGCCACTCTCAACTTTATTTCTAGAGCATTTTTAGAAACCACAGTGGgtaccaaagtgctgtacatgaaaatggcaaaaaataaacaaatacatacagtttacaacacattattaaaagctaaggaaaataaataaatttttaacacCCACTGAAATGACCCTAGAGAAACTGCCGGACAAGACTGATCATTGGAGCGAAGAGATCTCAACGGTTTATGTAAACTAATAAAATCAGAAATATACTCTGGTGCCAAGCCATGGAGAGATTTGTAAACGTACAACAACACTTTATTCTGGATTCTGGATCAAATTGATAATCAATGTAATGAAATCCATACAGGAGTAATATGGTGGGGTTTTTTTGGTACCAGTTAAAAGAGTTCTGAACCAGCTGCAGACGAGAGAGACGACTCACACCAGATACAAAGAGTTACAATAATCCAAACGAGAAGACACAAAGGCACGAAGAACCTTCTCCAAATCTTTGAAAGAGAGGATGGACATCAACTTGGCTATTGAACTAAGATTTGATGATCAAATTTAAGCTCAgtcaaaaataaagatttttcacAAAAGAAAGTTTTTCCCCAGGAAGCAATAACAGGTTGTTATTAGAATCCATATCACATCCTCAGACAACAAACTCTGACTTGTCTTCATTCAGTTGGAGAAAGTTGTTTGCCAACCAACACTTCACATCAGCCAAACAGTTAAAGAAAGACTCGAGAAGATAGCTCCCCATGTTTTATAGAGAAGTAAATTTGGGAATCATCAGCATACAGATGGTAATTTATACTGTGCTTGTCAAAAATCTTAACATGATCGACTATATTGAAAGCAGGACTGAGATCTAACAATAGAACAACAGGACTACCTGAAtctacatttaataaaatatcatttgAAACCCTCAATAGAGCTCTGTGCTATGACCAGCTCTGAAGCCTGATTGAAATCTATCGAGATATTATTTCTAACATTCAATTGTACAAATACAATTTTCTCTAATTATCTTTGAAATAAAAGATCATTTTGAAATAGGACAAAAGTTATTCATGTCATAGGCATCAAGATTCACAACTATTGACAATTGATAACACGCTTGGACTATTTGAGTCCACCACCTCCTAACTAAAGCAGATGAGATAACATCACATGAGGAACAAGTAGGCTTCATTTGTGCAACTATGTCTTGAAGTTGTGACAGAGACACAGGAACAAAACTCAATTTTTTCAAAGGAGCAACAAAAGTAGCAGGATCGTTACTAAcagatgaaatctgagagcaaATTCCAACAATCTTACCAGTAAAAATTTTTACGTTTCACATGTGTCCACAGAAAAAGAAATTGAAGGAGGGACAACTGGTTAAAGtactgtaatagtaaaaaagaGTATTTTTGAATTATGATAATTCTTTGAAGTAATGTCAAAAAACCTGTTTGATCTAGctaatttaactactttttgaAACTTCATCGAACAATCTCTCAAAGATTTATACGAGACTTGTAACTTATCTTTGAGCCATTAACGGTCAGCCCTCCTGCACTCTTGCCTAAGAGTATTGCTATTGCTGTTCAACCAGGGCTGAGTCTTGACTTTCTTCTTCCTAGATTTCAAAGGAGCCACAGAATTCAAAACATCAGAACATGAAGAGTTAAACTGGATACTCAACTCCTCAGGTCCCATACCAGAACAAGGACTGAAAAACATCTAGCACCCGAGATTTAACAGCAACAGTACCATCATTAGCCTGACCATTAAGAAAAAGTAGGGTTAAACAAAACAGTCTTGTGCTCAGAAaatacagtgtgcaaattgctGACACAACACACCATGATAGACCAAATGACTAATAGATGACTAAACTCTGGTCTGGAAGGACAACACACATGAACATTGAAAGCTCCCAAAATTAATATTATCTGAACATGGAAATCACTTATAAAATCTCCTCTTTGAACCGCCACCTTAACATGGTGGAGGGGTTTGAGTGCCCGAATGATCCTAGGAGCTATGTTGTCAGGGGCTATATGCCCCTGGTAGGGTCTCCCAAGGCAGACAGGTCCTAGGTGACGGGTCAGACAAAGAGCGGTTCAGAAGCCCCTTAtgataagtttaaaaaaaacaaggtCCGTTACATCGCCGGTATGGTATCATACGGTATACGGTATGGCGCAACCGGGGCCCCACCCTGGAGCCAGGCCCAGGGTTTGGGCTCGCAATCCCCGAACCCGGTAGCGGACACCGGAAGTAAGGGATGCCGTCAAGCTGAAGAAGGAGTCCTATCGAGCCTGGCTGCCTTGTGGCACTCCTGAGGCAGCTGACGGGTACCGACAGGCCAAGCGGACTGCAGCCCGGATAGTTATGGAGGCAAAAACTCGGGTCTGGGAGGAGTTTGGCGAGGCCATGGAGAAGGACTATTGGTCAGCCTTGTGGAGATTTTGGCAAACCATCCAGCGCCTCAGGAGGGGGAAGCAGTGCCCTACCAACACTGTTTACAGTGGAGGGGAGAAGTTGTTGACCTCAACTAGGGATACCCCGGACGGTGGAAGGAATACTACCCCGGACGGTGGAAGGAATACTACCCCGGACGGTGGAAGGAATACTTCGAGGATCTCCTCAACCCCACCGACACGTCTTCCTCTGAGGAAGCAGAGGCCGGGGACTCAGAGATGGACTCGTCCATCACCCAAGCTGACGTCACCGAGGTAGTTCAGAAGCTCCCCAGTGGCAAGGCACCAGGGGTGGATGAGATCCGCCCTGACTaccttaacactctgaggtctgagggtatcgccggcgataccaccgtggttttttcttatcagtgtgaaagagactcaaaatactccgtcaatgttgcacatacaattaagagttatacaccattttaatctgtggaatatcttctttcatttgtgtacactcagagtaaaaacaaaatgttgtgctttttgtacaataaagaaaactaacatgatgcgtgatctctcgtctccctctgaacgaagtccaatctgatagttcttagaaaatgaactgtaacttagtgaatactaatgacaaaaaaattacacttatgtctaaaaaaacgttaagatgtcaggttttaaaacatataagtcaaatcgaaaacaaaccttctgtgtttatgtaatttgtatgaaaagagagccatgtcagaagtctgtgattcagctcattatccgctaatgcggccacgcccacggagccagcgctattcaagcgtaaattcagtcaatacatgcattcgtcatctcaatcgtgtatttattgtcttcaaaagtgttttgaatagccatatttagcgatctcttgcctctgttagttccttgattgtcacatgatatgcctcttcttttactgaggcatttgtggacaaaaggggcagagcgccctctggctcaagtatgaattaaaaacaaggcatccagcgctcataatgatgacaataaatatagaataataaatattactcctctgtatagaaaattgatataaacatatgagaatccatcaatatttctccaaatgtgcatgcttttaagcatattaagaaattatggtcaatataagatttcagagtcaaaatgtgaagcttgagtcttagatctttttaatgatgtatagtttgtcaactgcacatcaacatttaggctctataatataacaaatatagtagcctatatgaaatgccctagaggtaggaatgttcagacgctttgcatcacagaaatacattatattttaaagtatattaaaatagaaaaccattatttggttagagacttgagacttcttttaaaaacattataatggcaatgtgttcaatctttagactggtagtgtaatttaacataggcctatacaaaattttcttcatatcatgtgcaataatacgtgcatgcatgagatcacaaaaatcgtgttttttttttgtcctgagtggactttaatcctgttatcagcatgatcacagagggttttttcacagcctacctgactgaaaggcctcattaatatgcaagtcatttcaggtcattattattcaattcttttgtcttctcaggtgagaatcacccattatacacgaggattcacgcctccatgcatactgtgtttcttgaccaaaagtgtcttagaaaatttaaatctctattgttttatatgaaggagtaggaaggataatttttacttcattctgaagcaaaaactctagtctacaacctccaatacccagagtccttgtgaacacagttttaatatatatattttttggccttatttcagtgacttaagttttttgttttttcaataaccatgcataaacgttattccttcaaaaacacaaacatgtacatacatgttcctcacatattattgtagcctagtttgtgttgaatacagtgtaatgacacttttgtcattaatatgtttatgaacaactgaaaaaagcacaaatgtcagggcatgtcaaaacttctccagggccccaaaaatcctcagacccctgagggttaagtcTCTGGATGTTGTGGGTCTGTCTTGGTTGACACACCTTTGCAACATCGAGTGGCGGTTGGGGACAGTGCCCCTGGATTGGCAGACCGGGGTGGTGATCCCTCTTTTCAAGAAGGGGGACTGGAGAGCGTGTTCCAACTACAGGGGGATCACACTCCTCAGCCTTCCTGGGAAAGTCTATGCCAGGGTACTGGAAAGGAGAATTCGGCCGATAGTCGAGTCTCAGATCCAGGGGGAACAATGCGGTTTTCGTTTTGGGCGTGGAACACTGGACCAGCTCTATACCCTCTTTAGGGTGCTGGAGGGTTCATGGGAGTTTGCCCAACCAGTCCACATGTGCTTAGTAGATTTGGAGAAGGCATTCAACTGTGTCCCTCGCGGTGCCCTGTGGGGGGTGCTCTGGGAGTATGGGGTTCGGGGCCCTCTGCTAAGGGCTGTCCGGTCTCTGTACGACCAGAGCAGGAGCTTGGTTCGCATTGCTGGCAGTAAGTCAGATCTGTTCCCGGGGCATGTTGGACTCCAGAAGGGCTGCCCTTTGTCACCGGTCCTGTTCATTATCTTTATGGACAGGATTTCTAGGCGCAGCCAGGGGCCGGAGGGAGTCCGGTTTGGGGACCATAGGATCTCGTCGCTGTTTTTTGCAGATGATGTTGTCCTGTTGGCTCCATCAAACCAGGACCTTCAGCGTACACTGGGACGGTTTGCAGCTGAGTGTGAATCGGCTGGAATGAGAATCAGCACCTCCAAGTCCGAGGTCATGGTTCTCAGCCGGAAAAAGGTGGTTTGTCCTCTTCGGGTTGGTGGAGTAGTCCTACCCCAAGTGGAGGAGTTTAAGTATCTTGGGGTGTTGTCCACGAATGAGGGAAGGATGGAGCGGGAAATTGACATGCGGATCGGTGCAGCTTCTGCAGTATTGCATTCGTTGTACCGGTCTATCGTGGTGAAGAAGGAGCTGAGCTGTGAGGCGAAGCTCTCAATTTATCAGTCAATCTACGTTCCTGCTCTCACCTATGGTCATGAGCTTTGGGTCATGACCGAAAGAACGAGATCCCGGACACAGGCTGTCGAAATGAGTTTCCTCCACAGGGTGGCTGGGTGCTCCCTTAGAGATAGGGTGAGGAGCTCAGTCACTTGGGAGGAGCTCAGAGTAGAGCCGCTGCTCCTCCACATCGAGAGGAGCCAGCTGAGGTGGCTCGGGCATCTGTTCCGGATGCCTCCTGGACAACTCCCTGGGGAGTTGTTCCGGGCATGTCCCACCGGGAGGAGGCCCGGGGGAAGACCCAGGACACGCTGGAGGGACTATGTGTCTTGGCTGGCCTGGGAATGCCTCGGGATTCCCCCGGAAGAGCTGGAGGAAGTGTTAGACTGCTTAGACTGCTGCCCCCCGTGACCCGGCCCCAGATAAGCGgaagaaaatggatggatggatggatggatggactattCACTTTGTGCTTCAGATCTGTTCACAGTACCTTGCTTTTGTGACAAAATTGAGCAATTAAAAAGAAGTCACTGGAATTGCTTTAAGTGTGACTGGATTTTGCACAGGTGAAATGCATTTGAAGACCATCTACAGAAATGTAGTAGGAGATAATTGTCATTACTTTTCATAATACTCTTAACTGGTTATTGATTGCTGTCACTGATAGGGCATTTAGAGTTGGTCTACAGTATGTGTATATAACCTGGACAATAACTAATAATTAAGCCTGGTgcataaagtgaattttacactAATCAAACTCACATGAAAAGGAGTTTCATGCAACATCAGATCCTTTGTACTGTGATGATGTACAGCAAGGTGTctttttcacagcaaaaatagtAGAGACCAAAGTTCTGCAACACACGTGCGTCATGTACGCTGCCTGGCCATCCAATGTTTATGTTTGTGAACCTGAAAGTAaga includes the following:
- the LOC125243313 gene encoding gastrula zinc finger protein XlCGF8.2DB-like, with product MAFIKEESEDMKIIIKDESEDMKIEETFNVKHEETDEQTVLMSLKEVSHEPNEREEEKEYYDEHHDFMNGERSTQVSPQKGVQKTRTKSFTHKKHLKVHMRIHNGGKPFTCQQCGKSFSHKGSLIGHMRIHTGEKPFTCRQCGKSFSQKGSLKIHMRVHTREKPFTCKQCGKSFSHKGSLIGHMRIHTGEKPYICRQCGQSFSQKGSLTAHMKIHTGEKLYTCQECGKNFSNKGKLEIHMRIHTGEKPFTCQECGKSFSEKGNLTVHMRIHTGEKPYTCQQCGKSFSRKGHLIDHMSTHTGEKPYTCTLCGNGFTREGSLREHRRIHIKEKPFTCDQCGKSFIYKDFKGATEFKTSEHEELNWILNSSGPIPEQGLKNI